The proteins below come from a single Bartonella schoenbuchensis R1 genomic window:
- the gatA gene encoding Asp-tRNA(Asn)/Glu-tRNA(Gln) amidotransferase subunit GatA, protein MTDLTTLTIAQARDALTKRDLKATELTEAYLKAIELANPTLNVYVALTAEQATKMAAESDKRFAKGQAGILEGIPLGIKDLFATQDVHTQACSYILDGFKPKYESTVTANLWKDGAVMLGKLNMDEFAMGSSNETSHYGPAINPWRKKGSDEKLVPGGSSGGSASAVAARLCAGATATDTGGSIRQPAAFTGTVGIKPTYGRCSRWGTIAYASSLDQAGPIGRDVRDCAIMLKSMASFDDKDSTSVNVPVPDYENYIGQSIKGMKIGIPKEYYIEGMSAEIVDLWQKGMDWLKEAGAQIIDISLPHTKYALPAYYVVAPAEASSNLARYDGVRFGLRMPGKDVIEMYENTRSSGFGDEVKRRILIGTYVLSAGYYDAYYLRAQKVRTLIKRDFDQCFTAGVDAILTPTTPVSAFGIADEKIKNDTIAMYLNDICTVSVNMAGLPGISVPAGLSLNGLPLGLQLIGKPFAEETIFQIAYIIEQAAGTLNAEKWWP, encoded by the coding sequence ATGACTGATTTAACAACCCTAACGATTGCACAAGCTCGTGATGCTTTAACAAAGAGAGATCTAAAAGCAACTGAATTAACAGAAGCTTATTTAAAAGCAATTGAGTTAGCTAATCCAACTTTAAATGTCTATGTGGCGTTAACAGCAGAACAAGCAACAAAAATGGCTGCTGAATCAGATAAGCGTTTTGCGAAAGGGCAAGCTGGTATTTTAGAGGGGATTCCACTAGGAATTAAGGATCTTTTTGCAACACAAGATGTCCATACTCAAGCTTGTTCATATATTCTCGATGGTTTTAAACCTAAATACGAATCAACAGTAACGGCTAATTTGTGGAAAGATGGGGCGGTTATGTTAGGCAAACTTAATATGGATGAGTTTGCGATGGGATCGTCTAATGAAACATCACATTATGGGCCAGCTATTAATCCATGGCGGAAAAAAGGATCAGATGAAAAACTTGTCCCAGGTGGTTCTTCAGGTGGCTCTGCATCTGCTGTTGCAGCACGACTTTGTGCAGGAGCAACAGCAACTGACACTGGTGGGTCAATACGCCAGCCAGCAGCATTTACTGGTACTGTGGGAATAAAGCCGACTTATGGGCGGTGTTCACGGTGGGGGACCATAGCGTATGCTTCATCGCTTGATCAAGCTGGGCCTATCGGACGAGATGTGCGTGATTGCGCGATTATGCTTAAATCAATGGCTTCCTTTGATGATAAAGATTCAACTTCGGTTAATGTACCTGTGCCTGATTATGAAAATTATATAGGTCAATCAATTAAGGGAATGAAAATTGGTATTCCAAAAGAATACTATATTGAAGGAATGTCTGCTGAAATTGTTGATCTTTGGCAAAAAGGGATGGATTGGCTAAAGGAAGCAGGGGCTCAGATTATTGATATTTCATTACCTCATACAAAATATGCTTTGCCCGCTTATTATGTTGTAGCTCCTGCAGAAGCGTCTTCTAATTTAGCACGCTATGATGGTGTCCGTTTTGGGCTTCGTATGCCAGGGAAAGATGTCATTGAAATGTATGAGAATACGCGCTCATCTGGCTTTGGTGATGAGGTTAAACGGCGTATTTTAATTGGTACCTATGTTCTTTCTGCAGGTTATTATGATGCTTATTATCTTAGAGCTCAAAAGGTGCGAACATTAATTAAACGTGATTTTGATCAATGTTTTACTGCTGGTGTTGACGCTATTTTAACGCCTACAACACCGGTATCAGCTTTTGGTATTGCTGATGAAAAAATAAAGAATGACACAATAGCAATGTATTTAAACGATATCTGTACTGTGTCAGTTAATATGGCGGGATTACCAGGTATTTCTGTTCCTGCAGGTTTATCATTAAATGGTTTACCACTAGGATTGCAATTGATTGGTAAGCCTTTTGCTGAGGAAACAATTTTTCAGATAGCTTACATTATAGAGCAGGCAGCGGGAACGTTAAATGCTGAAAAATGGTGGCCATAA
- a CDS encoding ABC transporter ATP-binding protein gives MNILEIKNLHVHYGAIKAVQDISMFIKKGNIVTLIGANGAGKSSTVRSIAGLNRPIYGDIIYKGESITEKQPEEILQLGIALSPEGRRIMPHLTVLENLQLGAYIRNDKVGIAHDIEWIFDLFPRLRERSKQLGGTMSGGEQQMLAVGRALISNPDMVILDEPSLGLAPLLVQEIFSIIRKINEMGKTVLLIEQNAFAALSVADYAYILEAGKISFHGKSQAMLSDPRVKEAYLGG, from the coding sequence ATGAACATTCTTGAAATAAAAAATCTTCACGTTCATTACGGCGCTATTAAAGCTGTTCAAGATATTTCTATGTTCATAAAAAAAGGGAATATAGTAACTTTAATTGGTGCCAATGGAGCAGGAAAAAGCAGTACTGTACGTTCTATTGCAGGACTTAACCGGCCTATTTACGGAGATATTATATATAAAGGTGAATCTATTACAGAAAAGCAGCCCGAAGAAATTTTACAATTGGGCATTGCATTAAGTCCTGAAGGGCGGCGTATTATGCCTCATTTGACTGTTTTAGAAAATCTCCAGCTAGGCGCTTATATTCGTAATGACAAAGTCGGTATTGCTCATGATATTGAATGGATATTTGACTTATTTCCACGGTTACGTGAAAGATCCAAACAATTGGGTGGTACGATGTCAGGCGGTGAACAACAAATGCTGGCTGTAGGACGTGCACTTATAAGCAATCCTGACATGGTGATATTGGATGAACCGTCTCTTGGTTTAGCACCACTTCTTGTACAAGAAATTTTTTCGATCATCCGCAAAATTAATGAAATGGGAAAAACTGTTCTTCTTATTGAACAAAACGCATTTGCAGCTCTTTCTGTTGCCGATTATGCTTATATTTTAGAAGCGGGTAAAATTTCATTTCATGGTAAAAGCCAAGCTATGCTTTCTGATCCACGAGTAAAAGAAGCATATCTTGGCGGCTAA
- a CDS encoding ABC transporter ATP-binding protein yields the protein MNDIILSLNDVIMRFGGLIAVNNINMAIKRGTITGLIGPNGAGKTTVFNIISGFYTPTNGKILLDGENICGLSPHIICKRHIARTFQNIRLFSGLTVLQNVMVGAHVRQKYPWFASALLLPSAIKEKNKLYKESMEILERLQLAYLANQPATTLAYGAQRRLEIARALATKPKLLLLDEPAAGMNPQESEELRKFIEKVRTEFDLTILLIEHDMKVVMGLCQDIWVLEYGRCIANGTPDEIRHNPKVIKAYLGGDMYEHS from the coding sequence ATGAATGACATTATTCTTTCACTTAATGATGTTATAATGCGTTTTGGCGGATTAATCGCTGTTAACAATATCAATATGGCTATTAAACGGGGAACAATTACTGGATTAATTGGTCCCAATGGTGCTGGAAAAACTACTGTTTTTAATATAATTTCTGGTTTTTATACACCTACAAATGGAAAAATTCTTCTAGATGGAGAAAATATTTGTGGTCTTTCACCTCATATTATTTGTAAACGCCATATTGCACGAACATTTCAAAATATTCGCCTTTTTTCAGGATTAACAGTATTGCAAAATGTCATGGTTGGTGCCCACGTTCGGCAAAAATACCCATGGTTTGCTTCCGCTCTTTTATTACCAAGTGCAATTAAAGAAAAAAACAAACTTTATAAAGAATCGATGGAGATTCTTGAACGACTTCAGCTTGCTTATCTCGCCAACCAGCCAGCAACTACCTTGGCTTATGGTGCACAACGGCGTTTAGAAATAGCTCGAGCTTTAGCGACAAAACCTAAATTACTTCTTCTTGATGAACCTGCTGCTGGAATGAATCCTCAAGAAAGCGAAGAACTTAGAAAATTCATAGAAAAAGTAAGAACAGAATTTGATCTTACAATTCTACTCATTGAACATGATATGAAAGTTGTCATGGGGCTTTGCCAAGACATTTGGGTGTTAGAATATGGCCGTTGCATCGCCAATGGCACACCAGATGAAATTCGCCATAATCCTAAAGTTATTAAAGCTTATCTTGGGGGAGATATGTATGAACATTCTTGA
- a CDS encoding branched-chain amino acid ABC transporter permease, whose amino-acid sequence MAKSTTLFLSFISIVALIGFLFYADTHFNNYTLRIINLIAINAILAISLNLIYGFTGMFSLGHAGFMAIGAYICAILLLSPEQKEMMWILEPIAEPLQNLQLPFFIAVIISGLCAAAIGLLVALPILRLGGDYLGIATLGFAEIIRVIITNATSLTNGSLGIKGIPQNATLWWNYGWLAFTIIFITLLLQSNIGNVLRAIRDDEIASKTMGVNTFFYRSLSFTVGAFFAGIGGALTAALISTIDPKMFNFLLTFNILMIVVAGGLGSITGSIVGSIIITVMLESLRIIESPLNLSFIYIPGIPGLRMVVFSLLLLIIILFWRKGLLGQREFSWNWIYSLLTRRTLSSSEEKS is encoded by the coding sequence ATGGCAAAATCAACTACGCTTTTTCTATCATTTATCAGTATTGTGGCTCTCATCGGTTTTTTATTTTATGCCGATACTCATTTTAATAACTATACACTGCGTATTATCAATCTTATTGCTATAAACGCCATATTGGCAATCTCTCTTAATTTGATTTACGGATTTACAGGTATGTTCTCTCTTGGACATGCTGGTTTTATGGCTATTGGTGCTTATATATGTGCAATTTTACTTCTCTCTCCTGAACAAAAAGAAATGATGTGGATTCTAGAACCGATAGCTGAACCATTGCAAAATTTGCAATTACCTTTTTTTATTGCTGTCATTATAAGTGGTTTATGTGCTGCAGCTATAGGCTTATTGGTCGCTTTGCCTATATTACGCCTTGGTGGTGACTATCTTGGAATTGCAACATTAGGTTTTGCAGAAATTATTCGCGTCATTATTACCAATGCTACATCTTTAACAAACGGTTCATTGGGAATTAAAGGAATACCCCAAAATGCTACATTGTGGTGGAATTATGGTTGGTTAGCATTTACAATTATTTTTATAACTCTTCTATTACAAAGTAATATTGGTAATGTATTGCGCGCTATTCGTGATGATGAAATCGCCTCAAAAACAATGGGCGTCAACACTTTCTTCTATCGTAGCCTTTCTTTCACTGTTGGTGCATTTTTTGCAGGTATTGGAGGTGCATTAACAGCTGCTCTTATTTCAACCATCGATCCTAAAATGTTCAACTTCCTTCTAACCTTTAATATTTTGATGATTGTTGTTGCCGGTGGTCTTGGTTCTATTACAGGAAGTATTGTAGGCAGCATTATTATTACAGTGATGCTTGAATCACTTCGTATTATTGAATCTCCATTAAATTTAAGTTTTATATATATTCCAGGAATACCAGGACTACGTATGGTTGTTTTTTCACTTCTATTGCTGATAATTATCTTATTCTGGAGAAAAGGATTATTAGGTCAACGTGAATTTTCATGGAATTGGATTTATTCCCTTTTAACAAGGAGGACACTCTCTAGTAGTGAGGAAAAGTCATGA
- a CDS encoding branched-chain amino acid ABC transporter permease: protein MNTEMFIQHFFNALALGSLYGLIAIGYTMVYGILRLINFAHGDIFMLGAYFVFFSTISFMPAWVAVLLILLALLIYYSVFIGFKKRPEIYWIAILFILILGLIYYSKIAPQNFTPIWILAICFSIFITSALGIAVDQCAYKPLRNAPRISVLISAIGISFFIENLATVLFSGVPKGVKQPDFLVTPIQWHFGQGSDAIIRISPMSFIVPVVSFILVVLLLWIIHRTKPGLAMRAISHDIETARLMGVSVNKIIAFTFAIGSALGAIAGIMWALRYPQIQPYMGILPGLKAFIATVIGGIGSILGAMLGGLLLGFLEIMIIAFFPALSGYRDAFAFILLIVILLVMPTGLMGKKSQEKI from the coding sequence ATGAATACTGAAATGTTCATTCAGCATTTTTTTAACGCGCTAGCATTGGGATCGCTTTATGGGCTTATCGCGATTGGTTATACCATGGTTTATGGTATTTTAAGATTAATTAATTTTGCTCACGGCGATATCTTTATGTTAGGGGCATATTTCGTTTTCTTTTCTACAATTAGCTTTATGCCTGCGTGGGTTGCTGTCCTGCTTATATTGTTAGCTCTCCTCATTTATTATTCAGTGTTTATAGGGTTTAAAAAACGCCCTGAAATTTATTGGATTGCAATTCTTTTTATCCTTATTTTAGGGCTTATTTATTATTCAAAAATTGCTCCACAAAATTTCACACCGATTTGGATTTTGGCCATTTGTTTCTCAATTTTTATCACAAGTGCACTAGGTATTGCTGTTGATCAATGTGCCTATAAGCCTTTGCGTAATGCTCCACGAATTTCGGTGCTCATCAGTGCAATTGGTATTTCCTTTTTCATTGAAAATCTTGCAACTGTACTTTTTAGTGGTGTTCCCAAGGGTGTGAAACAGCCAGATTTTCTTGTCACACCAATCCAATGGCATTTCGGACAAGGATCAGATGCAATTATTCGAATTAGCCCTATGTCCTTTATTGTTCCTGTTGTTTCCTTTATTCTTGTTGTTCTCTTGTTATGGATTATTCATAGAACAAAACCTGGTCTTGCTATGCGTGCAATTTCGCATGATATTGAAACTGCTCGTTTAATGGGTGTTTCTGTTAACAAGATTATCGCATTCACATTTGCTATAGGTTCGGCATTAGGTGCCATAGCAGGAATCATGTGGGCTTTACGTTATCCTCAAATCCAGCCTTATATGGGTATACTTCCTGGACTAAAAGCATTTATCGCTACTGTTATTGGAGGTATTGGATCAATTCTAGGAGCAATGCTCGGAGGATTATTATTAGGTTTTCTTGAAATTATGATTATCGCCTTTTTCCCAGCTTTATCTGGATATCGAGATGCTTTCGCTTTTATTTTATTAATTGTTATCCTGCTGGTAATGCCAACTGGTTTAATGGGCAAAAAAAGTCAAGAGAAAATCTAA
- a CDS encoding ABC transporter substrate-binding protein produces MQLKKFLTIIATMVMLIANAYANAPIKIGVYLPLTGQNAFGGQLELEGIQLAHKKIPEILGRKVELIIIDNKSDKVEAANAVMRLTANDNVNGIIGTYGSSLALAGGEVSEKAKTPVIVTSATNPLITHGKKYSFRTCFIDPYQGAGAATYAIQNLHAKKAAILKDISSDYAIGLANYFNRSFKKLGGEVILNLNYNSGDQDFSAALTQIIAQKPDVLFIPSYFSEGSIIMKQARELGAQFRIMGGDAMDNPETIAIAGQAAENFLHTTLPYDKNMPNMSRAAQEFTNEWKTAYPHKEPNINSVLGYTAYIMFMKAIENAASADREAITIELSKLKDVQTPFGSMSMDENHNPQIPIGVIEIKGGKRIYLNEIKPAI; encoded by the coding sequence ATGCAATTGAAGAAATTCCTCACTATAATCGCTACAATGGTGATGCTTATAGCAAATGCTTATGCTAATGCTCCTATTAAAATTGGTGTTTACCTTCCATTAACAGGCCAAAATGCATTTGGAGGCCAACTTGAACTGGAAGGTATACAGTTGGCACATAAAAAAATACCCGAGATACTAGGACGTAAAGTCGAGCTTATTATTATTGACAATAAATCCGATAAGGTAGAAGCAGCTAATGCTGTCATGCGTTTAACTGCAAATGACAATGTTAACGGTATTATTGGAACTTATGGTTCTTCATTAGCATTAGCTGGTGGAGAAGTATCTGAAAAAGCAAAAACTCCTGTTATCGTGACTTCAGCAACAAATCCGCTTATTACGCATGGCAAAAAATACTCTTTTCGCACATGCTTCATTGATCCTTATCAAGGTGCAGGTGCTGCAACTTACGCAATTCAAAATTTACATGCAAAAAAAGCAGCTATATTAAAAGATATATCAAGCGATTACGCAATTGGACTTGCAAATTATTTTAATCGTTCATTCAAAAAATTAGGTGGTGAAGTTATCTTAAATTTAAACTATAATTCTGGAGATCAAGATTTTTCAGCTGCTCTCACACAAATTATAGCACAAAAACCTGATGTTTTATTTATCCCATCTTATTTTTCTGAAGGTTCCATTATCATGAAACAAGCACGTGAATTAGGTGCACAATTCCGCATCATGGGGGGTGATGCTATGGACAACCCAGAAACTATTGCAATTGCAGGACAAGCTGCAGAAAACTTTTTACATACAACACTCCCCTACGATAAAAATATGCCAAATATGTCAAGAGCTGCACAAGAATTTACAAACGAATGGAAGACAGCTTACCCTCATAAAGAGCCAAATATCAATTCAGTTTTAGGGTACACAGCTTACATAATGTTTATGAAAGCTATTGAAAATGCTGCAAGTGCTGATCGTGAAGCAATCACTATAGAATTGAGTAAATTGAAAGATGTACAAACACCTTTTGGTAGTATGTCTATGGATGAAAATCACAATCCTCAAATCCCTATCGGTGTTATTGAAATAAAAGGTGGCAAACGTATCTATTTAAATGAAATCAAGCCTGCCATTTAA
- a CDS encoding cold-shock protein, protein MTSKDTLKNYSLSEDNFDICGEITEISGVIKWFDGSKGYGFIVPDLCGLPDILLHVTVMRRDGFQTALEGAKIICVVKKTERGLKCVQVKSVDLSSAVHPSEIPVRTHIIVTPESGLERAIVKWFDRDKGFGFLSRGQGTEDIFIHMETLRRFGLAELRSGQVVIVRFGKGEKGLMTAEIYPDIALPFATH, encoded by the coding sequence ATGACGAGTAAGGATACCTTAAAAAATTATTCCCTGTCTGAAGATAATTTCGATATTTGTGGTGAAATTACTGAAATTAGTGGTGTTATTAAATGGTTTGATGGCAGTAAGGGGTATGGGTTTATAGTACCTGATTTATGTGGTCTTCCTGATATATTATTACATGTTACTGTAATGCGACGAGATGGATTTCAAACAGCTTTGGAAGGCGCTAAAATTATTTGCGTTGTAAAGAAAACTGAACGGGGATTAAAATGTGTCCAGGTCAAGTCTGTTGATTTATCATCTGCTGTTCATCCATCAGAAATTCCGGTACGTACACATATTATAGTTACTCCTGAAAGTGGTTTAGAGCGTGCAATTGTTAAATGGTTTGATCGTGATAAAGGCTTTGGTTTTCTTAGCCGAGGGCAGGGAACAGAAGATATCTTTATTCACATGGAAACATTGCGTCGTTTTGGTTTAGCAGAGCTCCGTTCTGGTCAAGTTGTTATTGTGCGTTTTGGTAAAGGAGAAAAAGGCCTGATGACAGCAGAAATTTACCCTGATATAGCACTTCCATTTGCTACGCATTAA
- a CDS encoding DUF192 domain-containing protein, which translates to MAKKPIQIPVDSTPLIIHTKQGVLSYNVEIAFSQAQSSAGLMYRTNFPQNHAMLFKNSVNNTSENTQEMFMWMANTPLPLDMIFLNSEGIIVSIVENTRIFSEDIISSIVPAAFAIELNAGEVADKNIQKGQRVIHPAICGKCKGNRE; encoded by the coding sequence ATGGCAAAAAAGCCTATACAAATTCCAGTTGATTCAACCCCTTTAATAATTCATACAAAACAAGGTGTACTTTCTTACAATGTTGAAATTGCTTTTTCACAAGCTCAGTCAAGTGCTGGCTTGATGTACCGCACTAATTTTCCTCAAAATCATGCAATGTTATTTAAAAATTCAGTAAATAATACATCTGAGAATACACAGGAAATGTTTATGTGGATGGCAAATACTCCTTTACCCTTGGATATGATTTTTTTAAACTCTGAGGGAATTATTGTTTCAATTGTTGAAAATACCCGTATATTTTCGGAAGATATTATTTCATCAATAGTGCCGGCAGCTTTCGCTATTGAACTCAATGCTGGTGAAGTTGCTGATAAAAACATACAAAAAGGGCAGCGTGTTATTCATCCTGCTATTTGTGGGAAATGTAAAGGTAATAGAGAATGA
- a CDS encoding alpha/beta fold hydrolase, whose amino-acid sequence MTAKDVYFFEHDGLRFAYREEGQGIPILLIHGFGSSARINWYATGWFRSLVEAGYRVIALDNRGHGDSVKSYDPLFYTPQAMAGDAVKLLQHLGLSKVHVMGYSMGARISAFMALLYPTYVHSVIFGGLGIGMVTGGGDWKPVSEALLAEDVSTITNARGLMFRKFVDQTKSDRRALATCIMTSAQKLTESDVHKIKQPALVAVGSLDDISGEAEPLVALLPHGEVLEIPGRDHMLAVGDQVYKKGVIDFLSRYPIA is encoded by the coding sequence ATGACAGCAAAAGATGTTTATTTTTTTGAACACGATGGTTTACGATTTGCTTATCGCGAAGAAGGTCAAGGTATTCCTATTTTGTTGATTCATGGCTTTGGATCTTCTGCACGGATTAATTGGTATGCAACAGGGTGGTTTCGTAGCCTTGTTGAAGCAGGTTATCGAGTTATAGCTCTCGATAATCGTGGCCATGGTGATTCAGTTAAAAGTTATGATCCTTTATTTTACACTCCTCAAGCTATGGCTGGCGATGCGGTTAAATTGCTTCAACACCTAGGATTATCTAAAGTTCATGTTATGGGATATTCCATGGGTGCTCGGATCAGTGCATTTATGGCGCTTTTGTATCCAACATATGTGCATAGTGTTATTTTTGGAGGTTTAGGGATTGGTATGGTAACAGGGGGAGGTGACTGGAAACCCGTTTCAGAAGCTCTTTTAGCAGAGGATGTTTCAACTATTACTAATGCACGTGGTCTAATGTTCCGTAAGTTTGTAGATCAAACTAAAAGTGACAGACGCGCTCTTGCTACTTGTATCATGACATCAGCACAAAAATTAACAGAGTCTGATGTTCATAAAATCAAGCAACCTGCACTTGTTGCTGTTGGTTCGTTGGATGATATCAGTGGTGAGGCAGAACCATTAGTAGCTTTGTTGCCACATGGTGAAGTGTTAGAAATTCCTGGAAGAGATCATATGCTTGCTGTGGGAGATCAGGTCTATAAAAAAGGTGTTATCGACTTTCTTTCTCGTTATCCGATTGCATGA
- a CDS encoding DUF3126 family protein, which translates to MNADEIRKLDSYFKKTFQNSALQVKARPKKDDSCEVYIGDEFLGIIYRDEDEDELSYNFSMAILDIDLGK; encoded by the coding sequence GTGAATGCTGATGAAATAAGAAAACTTGATAGTTATTTTAAAAAGACGTTCCAAAATTCAGCATTGCAAGTAAAAGCACGGCCGAAAAAAGATGATTCTTGTGAAGTTTATATCGGGGATGAATTTTTGGGTATTATTTACCGGGATGAGGATGAAGATGAATTATCCTATAACTTTTCAATGGCTATATTAGATATTGATCTAGGAAAGTGA
- the radC gene encoding RadC family protein has translation MAKKSNKNGVMQSNSFELTSSASLNPTAQTKNEKLKTNSKITKHYEGHRERLRKRYLKTKGNAIEDYEYLELLLFRTLPRVNTKIIAKNLIERFGSLTDVLNADINLLQEVPGCGPATAIDLKIISGVAGRLARAQLSKRDIFSTWDKVLAYCKAVMAHETREQFRVLFLDKKNGLLSDEVQQTGTIDHTPVYPREVVSRALELSASGLILVHNHPSGDATPSDADISMTYRLKDIANALGIILHDHLIIARNDYTSFKALKLI, from the coding sequence ATGGCTAAAAAATCAAATAAAAATGGAGTCATGCAAAGCAATTCCTTTGAGCTAACATCAAGTGCTTCGCTTAATCCGACAGCACAAACAAAAAATGAAAAGCTTAAAACAAATTCAAAAATAACTAAACATTATGAAGGACATCGTGAACGTCTGCGTAAACGCTACTTAAAAACGAAGGGCAATGCAATTGAGGATTATGAATATCTTGAGCTATTGCTTTTCCGTACTCTTCCTCGAGTAAACACAAAAATAATAGCCAAAAATTTAATAGAACGTTTTGGCTCATTAACTGATGTGTTAAACGCTGATATTAACCTTCTTCAAGAAGTTCCTGGATGTGGCCCAGCTACTGCAATAGACTTAAAAATTATTTCAGGTGTCGCAGGACGCCTTGCTCGCGCACAACTGTCTAAACGTGATATTTTTTCTACGTGGGATAAAGTATTAGCTTATTGCAAAGCTGTTATGGCACATGAAACACGGGAACAATTTCGTGTTCTATTTCTTGATAAGAAAAACGGCCTACTTTCTGATGAGGTGCAACAAACTGGCACTATCGACCATACTCCTGTCTACCCTCGTGAAGTTGTCTCTCGAGCTTTAGAATTATCTGCATCAGGGCTTATCTTAGTTCACAACCACCCTTCCGGCGATGCTACACCTTCTGATGCAGATATATCAATGACGTACAGATTAAAAGACATTGCCAATGCACTCGGAATTATTCTTCACGACCACCTTATTATCGCGCGTAACGATTACACAAGCTTTAAAGCACTAAAACTTATATAA
- the map gene encoding type I methionyl aminopeptidase produces MTSYIEYNKVPLKFNGQIRIFDDYAFSEMRKVGRIAAECLDALTDIIKPGITTQEIDDFVFIYGAERGALPADLNYHGYSHSCCTSINHVVCHGIPNKRPLQEGDIVNIDVTFILNGWHGDSSRMYPVGKIKRAAERLLKITHESLMRGIAAVKPGATTGDIGAAIQRYAESERCSIVRDFCGHGIGQLFHDAPNILHYGNSGEGEELKQGMIFTIEPMINLGKPQVKILSDGWTAVTRDRSLTAQYEHTIGVTNQGCEIFTESPKDIFYVPNSYA; encoded by the coding sequence ATGACCAGTTATATTGAATATAATAAAGTACCCTTAAAATTTAATGGACAAATTCGTATCTTTGACGACTATGCTTTTTCTGAAATGCGTAAAGTTGGTCGCATTGCAGCAGAATGCCTTGATGCACTCACAGATATCATTAAACCTGGTATCACTACACAAGAAATTGATGATTTTGTCTTTATTTATGGAGCTGAACGCGGTGCTTTACCTGCTGACTTAAATTATCATGGATACAGCCACTCATGCTGCACATCTATCAATCACGTTGTTTGCCATGGCATACCCAATAAAAGGCCTTTGCAAGAAGGTGATATTGTTAATATTGATGTAACATTCATTCTCAATGGTTGGCATGGAGATTCAAGTCGTATGTATCCTGTTGGAAAAATCAAGCGTGCTGCAGAACGCTTGCTAAAAATAACCCATGAAAGCCTTATGAGGGGAATTGCAGCAGTTAAACCTGGTGCAACTACAGGTGATATTGGTGCAGCCATTCAGCGTTATGCGGAATCTGAACGGTGTTCAATTGTGAGAGATTTTTGTGGCCATGGAATTGGTCAACTTTTTCATGATGCACCAAATATTTTACATTACGGAAATTCAGGGGAAGGTGAAGAATTAAAACAAGGTATGATATTCACAATTGAACCCATGATTAACCTTGGCAAGCCACAAGTTAAGATTTTATCTGATGGCTGGACCGCTGTGACACGTGATCGTTCACTTACTGCACAGTATGAACATACAATTGGCGTAACAAATCAAGGATGCGAAATATTTACTGAATCTCCTAAAGATATTTTTTATGTTCCAAATTCATATGCTTAA